The Blattabacterium cuenoti genome includes the window CTTCTTCCATTAATATTTACACTGATATCAATATTCTTTTCTCTATTGAAAAGATCTATTTCTTTTTGTTTTTTTTGTATATAGTTATTTATTAAGTAAACATCTTGGTATTTTTTTAATTTATCTGAATTACAAAAATGAAAAGATTGTATATTAAACAATATAGATCTTTTGATTCTACGTATATTTTTTTGACGCATAAATTCAAAATTAGTAACAGCTGTGGAAATTAAATCATAAGTAGGTACGCTAGTAATAGTTTTATCAAAATTCTCTATTTTAGCTGAAGTTAAATTAATTTCAGTAACTGTTCCTTCTATATTATATTTAGGAATTCTGATCCAATCTCCTACTTTGATCATTTTTGTGGATGCCATCTGTACTCCTGAAACAAATCCGAGGATTGTATCTCTGAAGACTAAAATTACAAATGCTGTTATAGCTCCTAAACTGGTTAAAACAGTAATGAGATCATTTTTTGTTAAAATAGCAATAATAACTAAAATACAAAATATGATAGATATGATTTTCAGTAATTGAGAGAAAGAACGAACTGCTATTGTTTGGTGGTTATTTTCACTTGTAGCTATTCTCATAATAGAATTTACTACTCGAATTAAAAATTGTAAAACAATTAGAACGAATAATATATCAAATATTTTTTCTAAATAAATGATAATAGTATGATATCCATTAAAAAATGGTTCAATTAATATTAAACCAATAGATAACGGAAAAAAATGCGCTAAGCTATCAAAAACTTTATTTTCATATAAAATATTGTCCCAAACAAAATGAGTAGAACTTACAATTCTTCTACCTATAAAACGAACACCTCTATTAAAAATAAATTCTAAAATTATTAGAAATATAGTAAAAAGTAACATTTTACCTATTATAATAAGAGTTATA containing:
- a CDS encoding mechanosensitive ion channel family protein, producing MCYKIFIEKIVIIIFQIQELYEFFHNLDLKKWGTITLIIIGKMLLFTIFLIILEFIFNRGVRFIGRRIVSSTHFVWDNILYENKVFDSLAHFFPLSIGLILIEPFFNGYHTIIIYLEKIFDILFVLIVLQFLIRVVNSIMRIATSENNHQTIAVRSFSQLLKIISIIFCILVIIAILTKNDLITVLTSLGAITAFVILVFRDTILGFVSGVQMASTKMIKVGDWIRIPKYNIEGTVTEINLTSAKIENFDKTITSVPTYDLISTAVTNFEFMRQKNIRRIKRSILFNIQSFHFCNSDKLKKYQDVYLINNYIQKKQKEIDLFNREKNIDISVNINGRRLTNIGLFRQYALEYLSQHPKISQSETLMVRHLEPTPYGLPVELYCFTNTSESIKYEQIQASVFDHLLTAAKEFDLEITQVTKTKQEILKEW